The following coding sequences are from one Comamonas koreensis window:
- a CDS encoding IS481 family transposase produces MNTHKHARLTFARRLEMVKQMTLQGLDASQAGALQGVTAQTARKWLGRYLWGGEAALADASSRPICSPKAICESKALLIVELRKRRMLQSRIASYAGVSASTVSRVLARAGLSRLSDLQPSEPVVRYEHDAPGDMLHIDTKKLGRIVRPSHRVTGNRRDSVDGAGWETLFVAIDDHARIAFTAMHPDEKTPQAVAFLRNAVAYYAGLGVSIKRLLTDNGAAFRSREFAAACNALGVQHKFTRPYRPQTNGKAERFIQSALREWAYGWTYQNSAERTQALHRWQHYYNWHRPHSGIGRITPMARLKSANNLLTVHS; encoded by the coding sequence ATGAACACTCATAAGCATGCCCGACTTACCTTTGCCCGGAGACTGGAGATGGTCAAACAGATGACCTTGCAAGGCCTGGATGCCTCTCAGGCCGGAGCCCTTCAAGGCGTCACCGCACAGACCGCTCGCAAGTGGCTGGGCCGCTACCTCTGGGGCGGCGAAGCAGCCCTGGCCGATGCTTCCTCCAGGCCCATTTGCTCTCCCAAAGCCATCTGCGAGTCCAAGGCCTTACTCATTGTTGAGCTACGCAAACGCCGCATGCTGCAGTCGCGCATTGCCAGCTACGCAGGCGTCTCGGCGTCCACCGTGAGCCGGGTATTGGCCCGTGCGGGCCTGTCTCGACTCAGCGATCTGCAGCCGTCCGAGCCCGTGGTTCGCTATGAGCACGATGCGCCTGGAGACATGCTGCACATCGATACCAAGAAGCTCGGGCGCATCGTTCGGCCCAGCCACCGCGTCACAGGCAATCGGCGCGATTCGGTCGATGGTGCGGGATGGGAGACACTGTTCGTGGCCATTGACGACCACGCACGCATTGCCTTTACCGCTATGCATCCGGACGAGAAAACGCCGCAAGCCGTCGCCTTTCTGCGCAACGCCGTGGCGTACTACGCGGGGCTTGGAGTGAGCATCAAACGCCTGCTGACCGACAACGGTGCGGCATTCCGCTCAAGGGAGTTCGCTGCGGCCTGCAACGCCTTGGGCGTGCAGCACAAGTTCACCAGGCCGTACCGGCCACAGACCAACGGCAAGGCCGAGCGATTCATCCAATCGGCGCTGCGCGAGTGGGCCTATGGTTGGACATACCAGAATTCAGCTGAGCGAACACAAGCCTTACATCGCTGGCAGCATTACTACAACTGGCACAGGCCTCACAGCGGCATTGGTCGAATTACCCCGATGGCCAGGCTCAAATCTGCAAACAACCTCTTGACAGTTCACAGCTAG
- a CDS encoding M14 family metallopeptidase: MMKPDAVSPSTQRAVPGWTSLTVIAAALALSACSSTPLPAWNSTPIAGGQPAPGTVTTKPASGPSPVQIPGIGSPGVVATPVETVPLQGSPLGGWKESDEVAARFPDPERSYATPGLSAGRTTYTSNAELGQWLRQLATPGQSGTKAELVTAGTSQEGQPILALLLTRAASTSLHDLDQSQRPTVLLIGQQHGDEPAGSEALLALAQDLKQGPLASVLDKINVLLVPRANPDGAAAGRRSTANGLDMNRDHLLLQTPEAQALAKLSRIYRPIAVFDAHEFTVAGRYLEKFKGVQRYDALLQTPTTANVHEFIAKASTEWYLLPMQKALTEQGQSSNWYYTTTRDPQDLSLSMGGVRPDTGRNVNALKNAATMLVETRGVGIGRAHIQRRVHSQYVALASALQTTAQRTKELEQVRNYANRDIASQACRGEFTLESQQTTEKRRVVFLDPQTGEEMQQEVDWHSSVKLNPGPKRARPCGYWLAGHATDAVDKLRALGLQVLRVAEPGNLLADTYQEQERSSSAKSDVLGPGQQSVERVKVGLERVAIDVPEGSYYVPLNQSLANVAIAALEPDTQSSFFANHIISSLNDVARSMNNPSLVYEETE; this comes from the coding sequence ATGATGAAACCCGACGCAGTATCCCCATCCACCCAGCGCGCAGTGCCAGGCTGGACCAGCCTGACTGTCATCGCCGCAGCGCTTGCGCTGTCCGCATGCTCGAGCACGCCACTGCCTGCCTGGAACAGCACGCCGATCGCGGGCGGCCAGCCAGCGCCCGGGACAGTCACCACCAAACCTGCCAGCGGCCCCAGCCCCGTACAGATCCCTGGCATCGGCAGCCCAGGCGTGGTCGCCACGCCGGTCGAGACGGTTCCGCTGCAAGGCAGCCCTCTTGGCGGATGGAAGGAGAGCGACGAAGTCGCTGCCCGATTTCCCGATCCCGAGCGCAGCTACGCCACGCCAGGACTGAGCGCGGGCCGCACCACCTACACCAGCAATGCCGAGCTGGGCCAGTGGCTGCGCCAACTGGCCACGCCAGGCCAGTCCGGCACCAAGGCCGAGCTGGTCACCGCCGGTACCTCGCAGGAAGGCCAGCCCATTTTGGCGCTGTTGCTGACCCGCGCTGCCAGCACCAGCTTGCATGACCTGGACCAAAGCCAGCGCCCTACCGTGCTGCTGATCGGCCAGCAGCATGGCGATGAGCCCGCCGGCAGCGAAGCGCTGCTGGCCCTGGCCCAGGACCTCAAGCAAGGCCCGCTGGCCTCAGTGCTCGACAAGATCAACGTGCTGCTCGTGCCCCGCGCCAACCCCGATGGCGCAGCCGCTGGCCGGCGCAGCACCGCCAATGGCCTGGACATGAACCGCGACCACCTGCTGCTGCAGACGCCCGAAGCCCAGGCGCTGGCCAAGCTCAGCCGCATCTACCGCCCCATTGCGGTATTTGATGCCCATGAGTTCACCGTGGCTGGCCGCTATCTGGAGAAGTTCAAGGGCGTGCAGCGCTATGACGCGCTGCTGCAAACGCCGACCACCGCCAATGTGCATGAGTTCATCGCCAAGGCGTCCACGGAATGGTATTTGCTGCCCATGCAAAAGGCGCTGACCGAGCAGGGACAGAGCAGCAACTGGTACTACACCACCACCCGCGACCCGCAGGACCTGTCGCTGTCCATGGGCGGCGTGCGCCCCGATACGGGCCGCAATGTGAACGCGCTCAAGAACGCCGCCACGATGCTGGTCGAGACCCGGGGTGTCGGCATTGGCCGCGCGCATATCCAGCGCCGCGTACACAGCCAGTATGTGGCGCTCGCCTCGGCACTGCAGACCACCGCCCAGCGCACCAAGGAGCTCGAGCAGGTGCGCAACTACGCGAACCGCGACATCGCCTCCCAGGCCTGCCGGGGCGAATTCACGCTGGAGTCGCAACAAACCACGGAAAAGCGCCGCGTGGTCTTCCTCGACCCGCAAACGGGTGAGGAGATGCAGCAGGAAGTGGACTGGCACTCTTCGGTCAAGCTCAACCCCGGCCCCAAGCGTGCACGCCCTTGCGGCTACTGGCTGGCGGGCCATGCCACCGACGCTGTCGACAAACTGCGCGCGCTGGGCCTGCAGGTGCTGCGCGTGGCCGAGCCCGGCAACCTCCTGGCCGACACCTACCAGGAGCAAGAACGCAGCAGCAGCGCCAAGAGCGATGTCTTGGGCCCTGGGCAGCAGAGCGTGGAGCGCGTCAAGGTCGGCCTGGAGCGTGTCGCCATCGACGTGCCCGAAGGCAGCTACTACGTTCCGCTGAACCAGTCGCTGGCCAATGTGGCGATTGCGGCGCTGGAGCCCGACACGCAAAGCAGCTTTTTTGCCAACCACATCATCTCCAGCCTCAACGATGTGGCCCGGTCGATGAACAATCCCTCGCTGGTTTACGAAGAGACCGAGTAA